In the Nocardioides panaciterrulae genome, CCACCGGCCCGGCCGCCGGCCACGCGCTCGCGTTCGACCGCGGCGGGGCGCTCACCGTGGTGACCCGGCTGCCCCGGGGGCTGGCCGCGCGGGGCGGCTGGGCCGACACCGTGCTCCCGCTGCCGGCCGGCCGCTGGACGTCCGCCCTCGGACCGGGTCGCGGCCTCGAGGGCGACGTACGCCTCGCCGACCTGCTGGCCGAGCTGCCCGTGGCGCTGCTGACGAAGGAGGATGCATGACACCCCGTTCGACCTCCCGCGGACGCTTCGACGTGTGGGCCCCGAGGCCCCAGCGGGTCCGGCTGGCCCTCGGCGACCCGGCCGAGGTCGTCGAGATGGTCCGCGGCACCGACGACTGGTGGGCCCCGGCCGAGCCGGTGCCCGACGTGTGGGACCAGGACATCGACTACGGCTACCTGCTCGACGACGACACCACGCCGCTGCCCGACCCCCGCTCGCGCCGCCAGCCCGACGGCGTGCACGGCCGCTCGCGGACCTTCCGCCCCGACGCGTTCTCCTGGACGGACCGCGGCTGGACCGGCCGGCAGCTGCCCGGCTCGGTGATCTACGAGCTGCACCTGGGCACGTTCACCCCCGAGGGCACCCTCGACGCCGCCCTGGGCCGGCTCGACCACCTGGTCTCGATCGGGGTCGACTTCGTCGAGCTGATGCCGGTCAACGCCTTCAACGGCCGCCACAACTGGGGGTACGACGGGGTCCTGTGGGGCGCGGTGCACGAGCCGTACGGCGGCCCCGAGGCCTACCAGCGGCTCGTCGACGGCTGCCACGCGGCCGGGCTCGGCGTGATCCAGGACGTCGTCTACAACCACCTCGGACCCTCGGGCAACTACCTGCCCCGCTTCGGTCCGTACCTCTCCAGCGAGGGCGCGAACACCTGGGGCGACCACCTCAACCTCGACGGGGCGGGCGCGGCGGAGGTGCGGCGCTACATCCTCGACAACGTGCGGATGTGGCTGGCGGACTACCACGTCGACGCGCTCCGGCTCGACGCCGTGCACGCGCTGTCGGACTCCTCGCCGACCCACCTGCTCGAGGAGATGGCGGTCGAGGCGGCCGCGCTGTCGGCCCACCAGCGCCGGCCGCTGACGCTGATCGCCGAGTCCGACCTCAACGACCCGCGGCTGGTCACCCCGCGCGAGGCGCGCGGCTACGGGCTGGACGCGCAGTGGAGCGACGACTTCCACCACGCGGTGCACGTGGCGCTGACCCGGGAGACCTCCGGCTACTACGCCGACTTCGAGCCGCTGTCGGCACTGGCCAAGGTCTGCGAGCGGGGCTTCTTCCACGACGGCACGTACTCCTCGTTCCGTGGCCGCGACCACGGCGCCCCGATCGCCACCGACGTGATGCCCACCTGGCGGCTGGTGGTCTGCAACCAGAACCACGACCAGATCGGCAACCGGGCGCGCGGCGACCGGCTCACCGAGGTGCTCGACGACCACCAGCTCGGCTGCGCGGCGATGCTGACGCTGGCCGGGCCGTTCACCCCGATGCTGTTCATGGGCGAGGAGTGGGCGGCGTCGACGCCGTTCCAGTTCTTCACCTCCCACCCCGAGCCCGAGCTGGGCCGGGCCACCGCGGAGGGCCGGATCAAGGAGTTCGAGCGGATGGGCTGGGACCCCGCGGTGGTCCCCGACCCCCAGGACCCCGCGACCTTCGAGCGGTCGAAGCTGGACTGGGACGAGGTCGGCCGGGGCCGGCACGCCCGGCTGCTCGAGGCCTACCGGCGGCTCGCCCACCTGCGCCGCACCCGTCCCGAGCTCACCGACCCCGCCTTCGGCTCGGTCTCGTGCGCGGTCGACGAGGCGTCCCGGTCCTTCGTGATGCGCCGCGGTGCGCTGACGATGGCGGTCAACTTCGGCGACGCCCCCGCCACCCTCCCCGTCGACGCTGCTGCGGGGCTGCTGTTCACCACCGGCGACGGCGTCGACCTCGAGGACGGCGTGCTCTCGCTGCCGCCGCACGCCGGGGCGCTGGTGGCGCCGGCCTAGGCTGCGCCGCCTCCCCCGGCGTCGCCGGGCAGGGTCGTCAGAGGTCCAGCACCAGCCGCGGGCAGCTCGGGTCGGCCCGGGACACGCAGACGAACATCACGTCGTGGGCCGCCCGCTCCTCCGGGGTGAGCAGCGAGTCGCGGTGGTCGACCCGGCCGCCCAGCACGCCGGTCTCGCAGGTCCCGCAGGTGCCCTCGGTGCACGAGGACAAGATGTTGACCCCGGCGTCCTCGAGCACCCGCAGCACCGAGGTGTCGGCCGGCACCGCCAGCACCCGACCGGAGTCGGCCAGCTCGACCTCGAAGGCCACGTCCCCGGAGGAGTCCGTCTGCTCGCGCGGGCTGAACCGCTCCAGGTGCAGCGCGCCCGGCCCGCGGTCGGCGCACCGCTCCTCGACCGCGCGCAGCAGCGGCTCCGGGCCGCAGCAGTAGACGAGCTCGTCGTCGCCCGCCCCGGCCAGCACCTCCCCGAGCGGCAGCTGGCCGACCTCGTCCTGCGGGTGCAGCCGGACGCGGCCGCCGTACGTCGCGGTCAGCTCCTCGGCGAAGCACATCGAGCGCCGGCTGCGACCGCCGTACTCCAGCCGCCAGTCGGCCCCCGCCGCGTCGGCCGCGGCGATCATCGGCAGCAGCGGCGTGATCCCGATGCCGCCGGCGACGAAGACATAGCGCGGCGCGGGGACGAGCGGGAAGTGGTTGCGGGGCCCGCGGACCGCCACCGTGTCGCCGACGGCCAGCTTGTCGTGGACCCAGCTCGACCCGCCGCGGCCCGCCGGCTCGCGGAGCACCGCCACCCGCCAGCGGTCCCGGTCCGAGGGCGACCCGCACAGCGAGTACTGCCGGACCAGCCCCTCGTCGAGCTCCAGGTCGACGTGCGCGCCGGGCGTCCAGGGCGGCAGCTCGCCGCCGTCCGCGCGCCGCAGCTCCAGGACGCGTACGCCGTCGACCGGCTCGAGGAGGGCGTCGACGTGCAGGGTCAGCTCGTGCTCCTGGTCGGTGCTGCGGCTCATCGCGACACCAGCTCCCGCTGGTCGCTCGGGGCCGGGGCGTCGGAGCCGCCCTCGCCGGAGGCGTCGTCGTGCTGGTCGGGGTGCGCGAGCAGCCACTCCCACAGCTCGATCGGGTCCTCGCTCTCGTGCGGCGCGCCGCACCAGCAGTAGCCGACCAGCACGTCGGTGTTGAGCTTCCACACCACCCGGTAGACGGTCCGGCCGGTGAGCATCCGCTCCGGGGCGGGCAGGTCGGCGGTCATCGCGCGGTCACGGGGGCCGGCTGCTCCTCACCGTCCTTCACCATCGCCGCCAGCAGGCGGCGCGCGGCGAGCCCGCCGGTGTCGATGTTGATGCTCAGCTCCTGGTAGTTCTCCTTCTCGCCCTCGACCACCTGCTCGAGCACGTCGAGCGCCACCACGTCCTGCAGCACGACGGTCCGGTTGTTCTCGGCGAGGAAGTCCGAGACCTCCTGGTCCTCGAGCGCGAAGTCGCGCGCGACCATCCAGAAGTCGTGGGTGGAGTGCTCGGTCTCCGGGGTGATCGCGTAGACGACCTCGACGTGGAAGGCCCGGTCGTCCGGACCGTCCGCCGGCGGCTCCACGCCGACGGGGGCGATCCGGCTGTGCAGCAGGTAGAGGCACGGCGGGTGGTACTCGATGTCCTGCCAGCGGGTGATCCGGCCCTCGATGCCCGTGGACCTCGCATAGAACGGCGGGCAGGCGGCGTCGGCCATGTGCCGGCTGACGTAGACGACCCGGGCGTCCTCGTCGACCTCGGTGGTGATCGGGGTCTCGGCGACCTCGGGGGTGCCGATGTAGCCGCCGTGCAGGTAGGTCTCGTGGGAGAGGTCCATCAGGTTGTCGACCAGCAGCCCGTAGCGCGCCTGCAGCGGCTCCATCCCCCGCACCGTCGTGTAGTCGGGCGAGTCCAGCCAGGGCGCCCGCGGGAGCAGCGCGTCGTCGACGCGGTCCTGCTCGCCGATCCAGACCCACACCAGGCTGTCGACCTCGCGCACCTCGAACGCGGGCACCCGCGCGGTGCGCGGGATCCGCTTCTGGCCGGGCGCGGCCACGCAGCCGCCGGTCCGGTCGTAGGTGAACCCGTGGTAGCCGCAGATGATCTGGTCGTCCTTGAGGTGGCTCAGCGACAGCGGGTAGCGGCGGTGCACGCAGCGGTCGGCCAGCGCGACGACCTCGCCGTCGGAGGTGCGGTAGAAGACCAGCGGCTCGCCGCAGATGGTCCGTCCGAGGAGTCCGTCGGTGATCTCGCGCGAGTACGCCGCGACGTACCACTGGTTGAGGGGCCAACTCGGCATGGCTGCTCCTGGAGGGTCGGGGTCGGGACTCCCGAACCGTGACCCACGCCACCCCCTCCGTGGCACTGTTGTTTCCGATGAACGGAAGCATTTCACGTACGCCGGGGTGCGGGGCGCGGGCCGATGCCGGCCGGTGACCCCCGCTCGCTGAGCCTGAAGACGCTTGACGTGCTGTCGGCGTTCTCCACCGACCGCGCGCGGCTCACGCTCTCCGAGCTGAGCCGGGCCAGCGGGCTCTCGCTCACCACGACCCATCGCATCGTCAGCGACCTGGTCGGCTGGGGGGCGCTGGAGCACAGCGCGCGCGGCGGCTACCAGGTCGGCCTGCGGTTGTGGGAGATCGCCTCGCTGGCGCCGCGGGGGCTTCCGCTGCGCGAGCTGGCGCTGCCGGCGATGGAGGACCTCTACGAGGCGACCCACGAGAACGTCCAGCTCGCGGTGCGCGAGGGCCTCGAGGTCGTGTACGTCGAGCGGCTGACCGGCCGCGGCGCGGTCCGGGTGCTCACCCGGGTGGGCGGCCGGTTCTCGCTGCACTCGACCGGGGTCGGCCTGGTGCTGCTCGCGCACGCCCCCGACGAGGTGCAGGAGGAGGTGCTGGCCGGTCCGCTGCGCCGGTGGACCGATCGGACGATCACGGACCCGGCGCGGCTGCGCGCCACGCTCGCGGAGATCCGCCAGACCGGGGTGGCGATCAGCGACCGGCAGGTCACCGACGACGCGCTCTCGGTCGCCTGCCCGGTCCGCGACCGCAGCGACGCAGTGGTCGCGGCCCTGTCGGTGGTGATGCACGCCGACGGCGCCTCGGCCCGGGCCGCGGCCCCCGCCGTACGGGCCGCGAGCCGCAGCATCTCCCGGGCCCTCGGGCACCCGGGCGCGCAGCGGCGTCCGTCCGGGTTGCCTGGGTAGTCCGTGACGTTCTGGCCCCTCCGGGCCCGCGGAAGGGGCCAGAACGTCACGGACTACCCAGCCGACCGCCCCCAGCCAGGACCTCCTCCACCCACACCGGCACCAGCTCACCGGCGAACCCCTGCCGGGCCTCGTGGAAGAGTTGGCTGACCTCGCTGGGCTGGAGGTTGGGCTCCAGGGTCCTGACGCCGTGGCCGACGGCAAACTGCACGAAGCCGGCCGCGTGAGCAGTCACCGCGGCGTGAGGATGCGCAACTGCAGCATCGCCGCGAACCGTTGCTCGGGGTCGGCGAGGTCGATCCCGCTGACCTCCTCGAGCCGTCGCAGCCGGTACCGCAACGTGTTGGGGTGGATGAAGAGACCCGCCGCAGCGGCCCGCACGTCACCGAGCGCGTCGAGCCACGCTCTGAGCGTCTCGACCAGGCCGGAGTCGTTGCGCTCGTCGTAGTCGAGCAGGACGCTGATCGGGCCCACCGGCCGCTCGCCGCGCACGGCCGCGAGGTCGCGCAGCTCGAGCACGAGCGACTGGGTGTGCACGTCGGACAGGCGGGCCACCCGGCGCTGCTCGTGGCCCTCGCGCAGCACCCGGAGCACCCGGGTCGCCACCGCCCGCGAGGCGGTGACGCCGGAGACCTCGGAGCCGACCGGCCCGACGGCGACGACGGCCGGGAGCCGGGCACCGACACGCTCGCAGAACTCCTCCGCCAGCCGTGCCGCCCGCTGCTCGGCGTCCCCGTCGTCGACCTGGACGGGCAACAGCGAGTGCACGATCCCGCCCACGACCGCCACCGCGGAGGTCGGGACCGACGCGGAGAGGTGCACGGCGAGCGCGTCGGCGACCCGCTCGAGGGCCCCCGTCGCCGGCATCGGCTCGTCGGTCTCCGCGCGGAGGGACGCCGCGAGGACGACCAGCCGCCGGCCGGCCAGCCCGAGCCGGGCGAGCGCGTCCCGGGCGCCCGGGCCGCCCTCGAGGACGGTCGCGACGAGGTCGGTGCGCAGGCGCCGCTGCACGTCGGCGCCGGCCCGGACGCGAAGCATGTGGAGCGCGACCAGCTTGGCGGCGTCCTGCAGCGCCGCCGCCCTCTCCTCCGTCACCTCGCCGTCCATGGCGGCCCAGATCGACCCCAGTACCTCGTCGCCGGCGCGGACCGCGATCGCGACCCGCTGCTTGTTGATCGACGCGGCGCCCAGGTGCGCGGGGTCGACCACCACCGGCCGGTGCTCGCGGTAGAGCTCCCGGAAGACGCCGAGCTCGGTCAGCATCCGGGCGTAGCGCTCCGGCACCTGCCGGCCGA is a window encoding:
- the treZ gene encoding malto-oligosyltrehalose trehalohydrolase, which gives rise to MTPRSTSRGRFDVWAPRPQRVRLALGDPAEVVEMVRGTDDWWAPAEPVPDVWDQDIDYGYLLDDDTTPLPDPRSRRQPDGVHGRSRTFRPDAFSWTDRGWTGRQLPGSVIYELHLGTFTPEGTLDAALGRLDHLVSIGVDFVELMPVNAFNGRHNWGYDGVLWGAVHEPYGGPEAYQRLVDGCHAAGLGVIQDVVYNHLGPSGNYLPRFGPYLSSEGANTWGDHLNLDGAGAAEVRRYILDNVRMWLADYHVDALRLDAVHALSDSSPTHLLEEMAVEAAALSAHQRRPLTLIAESDLNDPRLVTPREARGYGLDAQWSDDFHHAVHVALTRETSGYYADFEPLSALAKVCERGFFHDGTYSSFRGRDHGAPIATDVMPTWRLVVCNQNHDQIGNRARGDRLTEVLDDHQLGCAAMLTLAGPFTPMLFMGEEWAASTPFQFFTSHPEPELGRATAEGRIKEFERMGWDPAVVPDPQDPATFERSKLDWDEVGRGRHARLLEAYRRLAHLRRTRPELTDPAFGSVSCAVDEASRSFVMRRGALTMAVNFGDAPATLPVDAAAGLLFTTGDGVDLEDGVLSLPPHAGALVAPA
- a CDS encoding PDR/VanB family oxidoreductase, with amino-acid sequence MSRSTDQEHELTLHVDALLEPVDGVRVLELRRADGGELPPWTPGAHVDLELDEGLVRQYSLCGSPSDRDRWRVAVLREPAGRGGSSWVHDKLAVGDTVAVRGPRNHFPLVPAPRYVFVAGGIGITPLLPMIAAADAAGADWRLEYGGRSRRSMCFAEELTATYGGRVRLHPQDEVGQLPLGEVLAGAGDDELVYCCGPEPLLRAVEERCADRGPGALHLERFSPREQTDSSGDVAFEVELADSGRVLAVPADTSVLRVLEDAGVNILSSCTEGTCGTCETGVLGGRVDHRDSLLTPEERAAHDVMFVCVSRADPSCPRLVLDL
- a CDS encoding aromatic ring-hydroxylating dioxygenase subunit alpha; protein product: MPSWPLNQWYVAAYSREITDGLLGRTICGEPLVFYRTSDGEVVALADRCVHRRYPLSLSHLKDDQIICGYHGFTYDRTGGCVAAPGQKRIPRTARVPAFEVREVDSLVWVWIGEQDRVDDALLPRAPWLDSPDYTTVRGMEPLQARYGLLVDNLMDLSHETYLHGGYIGTPEVAETPITTEVDEDARVVYVSRHMADAACPPFYARSTGIEGRITRWQDIEYHPPCLYLLHSRIAPVGVEPPADGPDDRAFHVEVVYAITPETEHSTHDFWMVARDFALEDQEVSDFLAENNRTVVLQDVVALDVLEQVVEGEKENYQELSINIDTGGLAARRLLAAMVKDGEEQPAPVTAR
- a CDS encoding IclR family transcriptional regulator, with product MPAGDPRSLSLKTLDVLSAFSTDRARLTLSELSRASGLSLTTTHRIVSDLVGWGALEHSARGGYQVGLRLWEIASLAPRGLPLRELALPAMEDLYEATHENVQLAVREGLEVVYVERLTGRGAVRVLTRVGGRFSLHSTGVGLVLLAHAPDEVQEEVLAGPLRRWTDRTITDPARLRATLAEIRQTGVAISDRQVTDDALSVACPVRDRSDAVVAALSVVMHADGASARAAAPAVRAASRSISRALGHPGAQRRPSGLPG
- a CDS encoding PucR family transcriptional regulator; this translates as MSHRPRASLGRVLHDLGDSLLELLAGDPEHDGEIGGIVIHDPDDEPVQPPAALVLGVGIRAADLPELVRDVGRRGAVGLVVRSPVALTPELRDGVVESGLALLGLRRGATWAQLTALLRSVLAEGDIGPAEPESIGGLPSGDLFAVANAVGALLDAPVTIEDRSSRVLAFSGRQDEADQSRVETIIGRQVPERYARMLTELGVFRELYREHRPVVVDPAHLGAASINKQRVAIAVRAGDEVLGSIWAAMDGEVTEERAAALQDAAKLVALHMLRVRAGADVQRRLRTDLVATVLEGGPGARDALARLGLAGRRLVVLAASLRAETDEPMPATGALERVADALAVHLSASVPTSAVAVVGGIVHSLLPVQVDDGDAEQRAARLAEEFCERVGARLPAVVAVGPVGSEVSGVTASRAVATRVLRVLREGHEQRRVARLSDVHTQSLVLELRDLAAVRGERPVGPISVLLDYDERNDSGLVETLRAWLDALGDVRAAAAGLFIHPNTLRYRLRRLEEVSGIDLADPEQRFAAMLQLRILTPR